In Populus alba chromosome 1, ASM523922v2, whole genome shotgun sequence, a single window of DNA contains:
- the LOC118040928 gene encoding casein kinase 1-like protein 2: protein MEPRVGNKFRLGRKIGSGSFGEIYLGANIQTNEEVAIKLENVKTRHPQLLYESKLYKMLQGGTGIPNVKWFGVEGDYNVLVMDLLGPSLEDLFNFCSRKLSLKTVLMLADQMINRVEFVHSKSFLHRDIKPDNFLMGLGRRANQVYAIDFGLAKKYRDTSTHQHIPYRENKNLTGTARYASMNTHLGIEQSRRDDLESLGYVLMYFLRGSLPWQGLKAGTKKQKYEKISEKKVSTSIEALCRGYPTEFASYFHYCRSLRFDDKPDYAYLKRLFRDLFIREGFQFDYVFDWTILKYQQSQISNPPTRALGPGAGPSSGIPPPGANNADRQSGGEEGRPGWPSIDHARRRNSGPIVNSGNLSKQKSPVTNDLFLSKDATLSSSNFLRSIVSSRNPVVSSSRGAALGNDSDPSRPRTTDASFAVLQNGQRSSAALSSEQKHSTSGRNTNIKTLESTLKGIESLHVNIEGRLHH, encoded by the exons ATGGAGCCGCGTGTCGGCAACAAGTTTCGTCTCGGTCGCAAGATCGGTAGCGGATCCTTTGGAGAGATCTATCTCg GTGCTAATATTCAGACCAACGAAGAGGTTGCAATCAAGCtt GAAAATGTCAAGACAAGGCATCCTCAATTGCTGTATGAATCCAAGTTGTACAAAATGCTGCAGGGAGGAA CTGGAATACCGAATGTTAAATGGTTTGGTGTTGAAGGCGACTATAATGTCCTCGTCATGGATTTACTGGGACCAAGTCTTGAGGATTTGTTCAACTTTTGCAGTAGGAAGCTGTCTCTGAAGACTGTCCTCATGCTTGCAGATCAGATG ATTAATAGAGTTGAATTTGTTCATTCCAAATCCTTTCTTCATCGAGACATCAAACCAGACAACTTTCTGATGGGATTAGGGAGGCGTGCTAATCAG GTCTATGCCATTGACTTTGGTCTAGCCAAGAAGTATAGAGACACTTCAACACATCAGCACATTCCTTACAG AGAGAATAAAAATTTGACTGGAACTGCAAGATATGCTAGCATGAACACTCACCTTGGCATTG aGCAAAGCCGCAGGGATGATTTAGAATCTCTTGGATATGTTCTTATGTATTTCTTAAGGGGAAG TCTTCCATGGCAGGGACTAAAAGCTGGTACAAAGAagcaaaaatatgaaaaaatcagTGAAAAGAAAGTTTCGACTTCTATTGAG GCCTTGTGTCGGGGTTATCCTACGGAATTTGCATCCTATTTCCATTACTGTCGGTCACTTCGTTTTGATGATAAACCAGATTACGCTTACCTGAAACGACTCTTTCGTGATCTTTTTATTCGTGAAG gTTTCCAGTTTGACTATGTTTTTGATTGGACGATTTTGAAATATCAGCAATCACAGATTTCTAATCCTCCTACTCGTGCACTT GGCCCTGGTGCAGGACCAAGCTCTGGCATTCCTCCTCCTGGTGCTAATAATGCTGATAGGCAGTCAG GTGGGGAAGAAGGTAGACCTGGTTGGCCTTCAATAGATCATGCTCGAAGGAGAAACTCTGGACCTATTGTGAATTCtggaaatttatcaaaacaaaagagCCCTGTTACAAATGATCTATTTTTATCGAAAGATGCCACG TTGTCCAGCTCAAATTTTTTGCGATCTATTGTATCATCAAGGAACCCTGTTGTCTCCAGTAGTCGTGGTGCAGCCCTTGGGAATGATTCTGATCCTTCTCGTCCTCGCACAACAGATGCAAGCTTTGCAGTGCTTCAGAATGGGCAAAGAAGTTCAGCTGCTTTATCTTCAGAGCAGAAGCATTCGACTTCTGGTAGAAATACCAACATAAAGACTTTGGAGTCGACTCTTAAGGGCATTGAGAGTTTGCACGTCAATATAGAAGGAAGGTTACATCATTAA